CTGGGTACTTGGcctctccctcgtaagtgacctcagcctggtatccgttgtagtgatcggcggtgtaagtgacgatctgagtgcgaccgtcggggaggaGGACGTAGTACTTGCCGGTCACCAAGTTCCCGTCGGAGTTGGAATCATGGCCGAAGTCCAGGCCCTTGTAATCGTCCTTGACGGCATAGTCAAAGGCAAAGGGCATACCCTTCtgcaaacaaaaagaaaattattatagaaAACTCTCATTAATATGTAATATGATGACTATTGTATTCACTTATATCATTCTCCTATTACTAAGGTGTTATATGAGGACAATCTTACCTCATGCTTTTCCGGAGCATGGTAAGAGACGGGATGAGCAGGGGCTTGATATCCGTATCCGGCATGTGGCGGACTATCCGGCCGAGCAGTGGCCACAGCCAAGAAGCAGAGAAGAAGAGTGACctgtggaaaaaagaaaaaaacattgtaaaaatCCAGGATTTCAGTTTTTAACTatttccactacagaaataataaaCGTTCGAAGATTTCCAGCAGTGGGCACAGGCAAGAAGCAAAGGAGAGGAGCAACTTGtaaaaaatgcaattaaaaaaaaaaaaaaacattgtcaaaaaccggtattttaattttcaattatttccaCCACTGAAGTTTGAAACGTTCAAACATTGTAAAATTTGCATAAACAAATTCACAAATACTCGGAGACTAGAGACTAGTGAAACTCGCCTTAGTATCCATGGTACAATATCCACTGTGTCTAAAGTCATAGGTTCACTTGCATATATACCGACCATTCATGGTCATTCGTAATTTTAAGCCACACCCCCGAGTACTAGGT
The nucleotide sequence above comes from Palaemon carinicauda isolate YSFRI2023 chromosome 18, ASM3689809v2, whole genome shotgun sequence. Encoded proteins:
- the LOC137657010 gene encoding cuticle protein 19-like codes for the protein MPFAFDYAVKDDYKGLDFGHDSNSDGNLVTGKYYVLLPDGRTQIVTYTADHYNGYQAEVTYEGEAKYPEPEHYKPAPAYGHPAPAYGTPAPSYGHPTPAYGH